The Candidatus Cloacimonadota bacterium DNA window ATAGAAATATCAAAAGTTCCACCACCGAGATCGTAAACTGCAACATCTTCCTCTTTTTTACTTTCCAAACCATAAGCCAGAGCAGCTGCTGTTGGCTCATTGATGATCCTTTTCACATCAAGACCAGCAATTTTTCCCGCATCTTTGGTTGCCTGTCTTTGCGCATCATTGAAATAGGCTGGAACAGTCACAACTGCTTCCTTGATCTGAGTTCCCAGATGTGCTTCTGCAGTTTCCTTCATTTTGGTCAGAATCATCGCTGAAATTTCCTGCGGTGTAAAATCTTTGTTCTCAACATCAACATGAACTGTTGCTTCTCCGAATTTTCCACCTTTTACCTGGTAATTAACATTCTTGATTTCCAAACCAACTTCGTTCAACTGTCTTCCCATAAATCTTTTGATGGAAGAAACAGTGTTTTTTGGATTTGTAACAGCTTGACGCTTGGCAAGTTGCCCGACAAGTCGTTCTTTATCTTTTGTGAAAGCCACAACAGAAGGAGTTGTTCTGCTTCCTTCCGCACTTTGAATTACGACCGGTTTTCCACCTTCCATCACGCTCACGCAAGAATTAGTGGTTCCCAGATCGATTCCGATTATTTTTCCCATTATAACCTCCGATTTATTTTTTTTTATTTTATTTATTCAGCCTCGAACAAAACTAACTAAACGATCATTTTTTTCATCTTACTCGTTTAGCAAAAACGAGTTACAACCTCAAACAGAATTGTTTGAGTTACTTTTTCTGTTCGTCTTGTTCGTTTTGTTTGTTGCTTTTTTCTTCCGGTTTTTCACCGTTGGAAACTGCAACCC harbors:
- the dnaK gene encoding molecular chaperone DnaK (heat shock protein 70; assists in folding of nascent polypeptide chains; refolding of misfolded proteins; utilizes ATPase activity to help fold; co-chaperones are DnaJ and GrpE; multiple copies in some bacteria) is translated as MGKIIGIDLGTTNSCVSVMEGGKPVVIQSAEGSRTTPSVVAFTKDKERLVGQLAKRQAVTNPKNTVSSIKRFMGRQLNEVGLEIKNVNYQVKGGKFGEATVHVDVENKDFTPQEISAMILTKMKETAEAHLGTQIKEAVVTVPAYFNDAQRQATKDAGKIAGLDVKRIINEPTAAALAYGLESKKEEDVAVYDLGGGTFDIS